A DNA window from Vibrio sp. CDRSL-10 TSBA contains the following coding sequences:
- a CDS encoding SDR family oxidoreductase — MSKIFIVGISGGVGSRLVPKLLKDGHEVSGLVRRTEAAEELRQAGVTPYLGDLMEMSVEKLTEMIRGHDVIVFSAGAAGSGADRTRVIDFETPVNLTLAAQSSGINRLYLVSAFMDSLRGQQTSEGFEFYMKMKRAADNALVASGLDYVIVRPGTLVSEEGTGLVNLDRAIDYGTVARGNVAAVLAELINTPQIKQEIIELTDGDIAVSEAVQNLQRR, encoded by the coding sequence ATGAGCAAAATTTTTATCGTTGGAATTAGCGGTGGCGTGGGCTCTCGACTGGTACCAAAACTGCTAAAAGACGGCCATGAAGTCTCAGGTTTAGTGCGCAGAACAGAAGCGGCGGAAGAGCTGCGTCAGGCTGGTGTCACGCCTTATCTGGGCGATCTGATGGAAATGTCGGTTGAGAAACTGACTGAAATGATTCGCGGTCATGATGTGATAGTGTTCTCGGCTGGTGCGGCGGGCAGCGGCGCGGATCGCACTCGGGTGATTGACTTTGAAACACCGGTCAACCTGACCTTAGCTGCGCAAAGCAGCGGTATCAATCGTCTCTATTTGGTCTCGGCGTTTATGGACTCGCTACGCGGGCAGCAAACCAGCGAAGGCTTTGAATTTTATATGAAAATGAAACGCGCGGCGGACAATGCGCTGGTAGCTTCAGGGCTGGATTATGTCATCGTTCGTCCCGGAACCCTGGTGAGTGAAGAGGGGACTGGTTTGGTCAACCTTGACCGCGCGATTGACTACGGAACAGTCGCCAGAGGCAACGTGGCGGCGGTATTGGCTGAGTTGATCAACACACCACAAATTAAGCAGGAAATCATCGAGCTGACCGATGGCGATATCGCGGTCTCTGAAGCGGTGCAAAATCTGCAGCGCCGTTAA
- a CDS encoding peptide-methionine (S)-S-oxide reductase, producing MEEIYFAGGCLWGVQEFIRHLPGVIHTEAGRANGTASDTSGDYDGYSECVRTQFDPSQVSVTQLMSYFFEIIDPYSVNKQGIDVGEKYRTGVYSVNPQHLQQASDFITARHDADKIAVEVLPLTNFVKSDDEHQDRLTLHPGDYCHIPLDLLHKYRKAD from the coding sequence ATGGAAGAAATTTATTTCGCAGGCGGCTGTCTGTGGGGCGTGCAGGAATTTATTCGCCACCTGCCGGGTGTTATTCATACCGAAGCCGGCCGTGCGAACGGCACCGCCAGCGATACTTCAGGCGACTATGACGGTTATTCAGAGTGTGTACGCACCCAGTTCGATCCATCACAGGTCTCTGTCACACAATTGATGAGCTACTTCTTTGAAATTATTGACCCTTACAGCGTCAATAAACAGGGAATAGATGTCGGTGAAAAGTATCGTACCGGCGTATACAGTGTGAATCCGCAGCATTTACAGCAGGCGTCTGATTTCATCACCGCACGGCATGATGCAGACAAAATCGCGGTTGAAGTTCTGCCACTGACCAACTTCGTCAAGAGCGATGACGAACATCAGGATCGTCTGACGCTGCATCCGGGTGACTACTGCCATATTCCGCTCGATCTGCTACATAAATACCGAAAAGCGGATTAA
- the cbiB gene encoding adenosylcobinamide-phosphate synthase CbiB, translated as MRRGDIAEARIKLSYIVGRDTRSLDKDKITRATVETVAENTVDGIIAPLFYLFIGGVPLAMAYKAVNTLDSMVGYKNERYRELGCVSARIDDAANFIPARLTWLLFSGAAWLLKQDYKAAFIIGWRDRYQHKSPNCAWSEAAVAGALGIRLGGPNQYFGEWVNKPWIGDAQRAIEAEDIVRSISLMKAAAWIALALFTTCYLLF; from the coding sequence TTGCGGCGCGGTGATATTGCTGAGGCAAGAATCAAGCTTTCTTATATTGTGGGGCGTGATACGCGCTCGCTGGATAAAGATAAAATTACCCGGGCCACAGTAGAAACCGTCGCGGAAAATACCGTAGACGGTATTATCGCACCGCTGTTTTACCTGTTTATCGGTGGCGTGCCGCTGGCAATGGCTTACAAAGCGGTGAATACGCTGGATTCCATGGTTGGGTATAAAAATGAACGTTACCGGGAGCTCGGATGCGTCTCTGCCCGGATCGACGATGCGGCCAATTTCATTCCTGCCCGGTTAACCTGGTTGTTGTTCAGCGGTGCAGCCTGGTTACTGAAACAGGATTATAAAGCGGCGTTTATAATTGGCTGGCGCGATCGCTACCAACATAAAAGCCCGAATTGTGCCTGGTCGGAAGCTGCGGTTGCCGGTGCGCTCGGTATTCGTCTTGGTGGTCCGAACCAGTATTTTGGGGAATGGGTCAATAAACCATGGATAGGTGATGCTCAACGGGCAATCGAAGCTGAGGATATTGTACGGTCGATCAGTTTGATGAAAGCAGCGGCCTGGATTGCTTTGGCTCTGTTCACTACGTGTTATCTGCTGTTCTGA
- a CDS encoding cobalamin biosynthesis protein translates to MISLAVCIGAFVLDVLLGDPVNWPHPIRWIGNTISRSEKMLRRWFTSPSQLYIAGGLLWIIVVGSSAAATWFAIWAAFQIHWLAGIVLHLWLAFTVLAGKCLQDCALDVLETVAAR, encoded by the coding sequence ATGATTTCACTGGCGGTCTGTATTGGCGCTTTTGTACTGGATGTGCTGCTGGGCGATCCTGTCAACTGGCCGCATCCCATCCGCTGGATTGGCAACACCATCAGCCGCAGTGAGAAAATGCTGCGGCGTTGGTTTACCAGCCCCTCGCAACTCTATATCGCGGGGGGATTACTGTGGATCATCGTGGTTGGATCCAGTGCAGCGGCAACCTGGTTCGCCATCTGGGCAGCGTTTCAAATCCATTGGTTAGCGGGGATCGTGCTGCATTTGTGGCTGGCGTTTACTGTATTAGCAGGCAAGTGTTTGCAGGACTGCGCACTGGACGTGCTCGAAACCGTTGCGGCGCGGTGA
- a CDS encoding cobyrinate a,c-diamide synthase: MLDGKAMSTSAAAIVKGFESFAPDINIAGVIFNQVNTENHYQLLKNAVETYCNMRVLGRLPKLAEVELPSRHLGLVTVHESPDMTDMWNRLAAAVEEFIDMDALLEVAQTAAPAQVTEQASQQPAVPGVLESVAGIGEGLTIAIARDQAFNFYYQSNLDLLAQTGAKLCYFSPMHDAQLPECDMVYLGGGYPELYAETLAANVSMRESILCAHQANVAIYAECGGLMYLGSSLRDKEDKVHAMVGVLDGHSHMTARLQRFGYCCAEAKTDTLLCKAGQELRGHEFHYSDFESQLPTAFVLSKRRDGEVLSEWHGGYQQGNTLAMYLHLHFAQSPEILKQWIARGRKQ, from the coding sequence GTGCTGGACGGCAAAGCCATGTCGACCTCGGCCGCAGCGATTGTCAAAGGCTTTGAGTCGTTTGCGCCGGACATCAATATCGCCGGCGTCATCTTTAACCAAGTCAATACTGAAAACCACTACCAGCTGTTGAAAAATGCCGTTGAGACCTATTGTAATATGCGCGTATTGGGCCGTTTACCTAAACTGGCGGAAGTGGAACTGCCTTCGCGTCACCTTGGCCTGGTCACCGTGCATGAATCACCGGATATGACCGATATGTGGAACCGTTTGGCGGCGGCGGTGGAAGAGTTCATCGATATGGACGCGTTACTCGAAGTCGCACAAACGGCGGCGCCGGCGCAGGTGACTGAGCAGGCCAGTCAGCAACCTGCAGTGCCTGGAGTGCTTGAAAGTGTGGCAGGGATTGGTGAGGGACTGACCATCGCCATTGCGCGCGATCAGGCGTTCAACTTCTATTATCAATCCAATTTGGATCTGCTGGCACAAACCGGTGCCAAGCTGTGTTATTTCAGTCCGATGCACGATGCGCAATTGCCTGAGTGTGACATGGTTTATTTGGGCGGTGGTTATCCGGAGCTGTATGCCGAAACACTGGCTGCCAACGTGTCGATGCGTGAGTCTATTTTGTGTGCTCATCAGGCCAACGTGGCCATTTATGCCGAATGTGGCGGCCTGATGTATCTTGGCTCCAGCCTGCGCGACAAAGAAGATAAAGTGCATGCAATGGTTGGCGTACTGGATGGTCACAGTCATATGACGGCGAGGTTGCAGCGCTTTGGTTACTGCTGTGCTGAGGCGAAAACGGATACCTTACTGTGTAAAGCGGGTCAGGAGTTACGGGGTCACGAATTTCATTACTCCGACTTTGAATCGCAACTGCCAACAGCGTTTGTACTGAGTAAACGTCGTGACGGCGAAGTGCTGTCCGAGTGGCATGGCGGTTACCAGCAAGGCAACACATTAGCCATGTATCTGCATCTGCATTTTGCCCAATCACCTGAGATTCTCAAACAGTGGATCGCGCGGGGCCGCAAGCAATGA
- a CDS encoding aminotransferase class I/II-fold pyridoxal phosphate-dependent enzyme has product MAKSGQHGGNVLQMAEQFNLDPTNVIDFSANINPLGIPPQVRDAIISQLDCLQHYPDIEYRQLHQSIAAHHHCSPLSVVAGNGATELIFLWAQHVKPQKALLIEPSFAEYRRALSRVGCAIDNYVLREEDGFAVTERVLDALHGETGLPVHLHAK; this is encoded by the coding sequence ATGGCGAAAAGCGGACAACACGGCGGTAACGTACTGCAAATGGCAGAACAATTTAATCTCGACCCGACGAATGTGATCGATTTTAGCGCGAATATCAATCCGCTCGGAATACCGCCGCAGGTTCGTGACGCAATTATCAGTCAACTCGACTGCCTGCAGCATTATCCGGATATCGAGTATCGCCAACTGCACCAGTCTATCGCCGCTCATCACCACTGCTCGCCGCTGTCTGTCGTTGCCGGCAATGGTGCCACTGAGCTGATCTTTCTGTGGGCGCAGCATGTCAAACCGCAAAAGGCATTGTTGATTGAACCCAGCTTCGCCGAATATCGCCGCGCCCTAAGCCGGGTTGGCTGTGCGATCGACAATTATGTCTTACGTGAAGAGGACGGTTTTGCCGTCACTGAGCGCGTGCTGGACGCGCTGCACGGCGAAACTGGACTGCCTGTTCATTTGCACGCCAAATAA
- a CDS encoding aminotransferase class I/II-fold pyridoxal phosphate-dependent enzyme: MPSLSACWTRCTAKLDCLFICTPNNPTGLIPDAELLQAIIKRCQQLDIHLFVDESFIDFMPGRPSLSQCLADNPHLYVLRSLTKFYALPGLRLGYLLSSDHRLLAKIRDEREPWTINALAALAGEILFEDDSYCQTTYQWLTQEQVYLQTELAQFKQLQLFAPSANYLFFKHLSTNSLLQSELMQHGILIRSCANYIGLSDAFYRVAIKSHQDNQRLIEALQMIFAHG; encoded by the coding sequence TTGCCGTCACTGAGCGCGTGCTGGACGCGCTGCACGGCGAAACTGGACTGCCTGTTCATTTGCACGCCAAATAATCCGACCGGGCTGATTCCTGATGCAGAACTGCTGCAAGCGATTATTAAACGCTGTCAGCAACTGGATATTCACCTGTTTGTCGACGAATCCTTTATTGATTTTATGCCGGGTCGTCCGAGCCTGAGCCAGTGTTTAGCAGACAACCCTCACCTTTATGTACTGCGTTCGCTGACTAAGTTTTACGCGTTGCCGGGGCTGCGCCTTGGTTATCTGCTCTCTTCTGACCACCGTTTGCTGGCCAAAATTCGTGATGAACGCGAGCCCTGGACCATCAACGCACTGGCAGCGCTGGCCGGTGAGATCTTGTTTGAAGATGACTCCTACTGCCAGACCACCTATCAGTGGCTGACACAGGAGCAAGTCTACCTGCAAACGGAACTAGCGCAGTTTAAACAGTTGCAACTCTTTGCACCGAGCGCCAACTACCTGTTTTTTAAACATCTCAGCACCAACTCATTGCTGCAAAGTGAGCTGATGCAGCACGGAATTTTAATCCGAAGTTGTGCCAATTATATTGGCCTGAGTGATGCCTTTTATCGCGTTGCGATTAAATCCCATCAGGATAACCAGCGTTTGATTGAGGCCTTACAGATGATTTTTGCTCATGGCTGA
- a CDS encoding GHMP kinase, which produces MAEARCPASCGEFIQGWIGGSEKLISCPIDWFSTVSVTDGNAASSQQRPLMRQALELALRTIGVDASESHGLKIEFDSTIPVAKGMASSTADIAATIAATYRHYRQAISESELAALCAQIEPSDSIMFSRFTLFDHHRGTVTEQFDTVNNLDVLVLESTHQLCTASYHRLDRMAKLQRSATKLEHSVVQFAQALRSQDLYQLGRSVTTSAIESQHIVMKPHFTQLVQLVEKHSLYGINVAHSGTVAGLLFDRAKHDIEAVIADINTTHINQTYTRNYLCRVIAGGTGG; this is translated from the coding sequence ATGGCTGAAGCCCGCTGCCCGGCCTCTTGTGGTGAGTTTATTCAAGGCTGGATTGGTGGCAGCGAAAAACTGATTTCCTGCCCGATTGACTGGTTCAGTACCGTGAGCGTCACTGACGGCAATGCCGCCAGCAGCCAGCAGCGCCCGCTCATGAGACAAGCGCTTGAGCTCGCTCTGCGAACCATTGGCGTCGATGCCAGCGAAAGTCATGGTCTTAAAATCGAGTTTGACTCCACCATCCCTGTCGCCAAAGGCATGGCAAGCAGTACGGCGGATATTGCCGCCACCATCGCCGCGACCTATCGTCATTATCGCCAAGCCATATCCGAATCCGAACTGGCTGCGCTGTGCGCACAAATCGAACCCAGCGACAGCATTATGTTCAGCCGCTTCACCCTGTTTGATCATCACCGCGGAACCGTGACTGAACAGTTCGATACGGTAAACAATCTTGATGTTCTGGTGCTGGAAAGCACCCATCAGTTATGTACCGCCAGCTATCACCGTCTTGATCGGATGGCGAAGCTGCAGCGCTCCGCCACTAAGCTAGAACACTCGGTCGTTCAGTTTGCACAAGCCCTGCGCTCGCAGGATCTCTATCAACTCGGCAGGTCCGTGACCACCAGCGCGATAGAAAGCCAACATATTGTCATGAAGCCCCACTTCACTCAGCTTGTGCAGTTGGTTGAAAAACACAGCTTATACGGCATCAATGTCGCCCACAGCGGCACAGTGGCTGGCTTGCTGTTTGACCGTGCCAAACACGATATCGAGGCCGTGATAGCAGACATCAACACAACTCACATCAACCAGACCTACACCCGCAATTATCTTTGCCGGGTGATCGCCGGGGGAACTGGCGGATAA
- a CDS encoding aspartate/glutamate racemase family protein, translating into MGKQWQKDIDLLVVSCAADPGVAALRSALSIPVMGAGESCCHLARQHGDVIGILGIEPEQPAAFSRALRDCKLIYRRPDKVDCTHDIHTAEGKASIIAAALECERLGAQVIALACTGMATTDVAGLLAPYTDLPVINPVLAVAQLIKQRDEDKRI; encoded by the coding sequence TTGGGGAAACAATGGCAAAAGGACATTGATCTGCTCGTAGTCAGCTGCGCCGCAGATCCCGGAGTAGCAGCCCTGCGCAGCGCACTGTCGATTCCGGTCATGGGCGCTGGCGAATCTTGCTGTCATTTGGCCCGTCAACATGGTGATGTTATCGGAATTCTGGGCATCGAACCTGAACAACCTGCGGCTTTTAGCCGGGCATTGCGAGACTGCAAGTTGATTTACCGGCGTCCGGACAAGGTGGACTGTACGCACGATATTCATACAGCCGAGGGCAAGGCATCGATCATCGCTGCCGCTCTCGAATGTGAGCGTCTCGGCGCCCAAGTGATTGCCCTTGCCTGTACCGGAATGGCCACTACCGATGTCGCTGGGTTGCTGGCGCCCTACACTGATTTACCGGTGATAAATCCCGTGCTGGCCGTCGCACAGCTTATTAAGCAACGCGATGAAGACAAAAGGATTTAG
- a CDS encoding PAS domain-containing sensor histidine kinase, which yields MEQQNTHDNGFETVFRYSKDGLALFKDGVFVDCNQSMLELVGLQEKEQFIGLTPFDFSPKYQFDGRNSEEKGMEYINRCYDEGSVRFEWIHQKFNGEPFWCEVIITTMILDGDVVVHTNWRNISEKKDLELKLAEQKEIFETLFNESMDGLSIFDGHQYIDCNKAFLNLFGFTHKDQVMGLHPINLSPELQPDGRTSRDSVRKVLQDSLGRGSTRFEWVHQKVDGTKFWAEVILTKVKLNGVFSIYAAIRDISEKKQLELELYERNAELDRTNQDLEKMLDHLKQTQDQLVESEKMASLGSLVAGVAHEINTPVGVGLMGITHLMEENEAIRKRYQNGELSEEVFEDYLSNTTDLSKIVLKNLDRTAHLVRGFKQIAVDQASEEERAINLKEYIEEIIFSLGSVTRKANANIEVDCPPDYHVITNPGHLSQVVTNLIVNSITHGFQDKKGGKININIREKSAKQFTMIYKDDGKGISKSNLTKIFDPFFTTNRANGGSGLGLNVTYNIVKNTFHGSITCRSQENEGVEFTLNLKVKERV from the coding sequence GTGGAACAACAGAACACACATGACAACGGATTTGAAACCGTATTCCGGTACTCCAAAGATGGTCTGGCCCTTTTCAAAGACGGTGTTTTTGTAGATTGTAATCAATCCATGCTCGAGTTGGTTGGCTTACAGGAAAAAGAACAGTTTATTGGCCTGACTCCATTCGACTTTTCGCCTAAGTACCAATTTGATGGTCGCAACTCGGAAGAGAAAGGCATGGAATACATCAACCGCTGCTACGATGAAGGCAGTGTCCGCTTTGAGTGGATACACCAAAAATTCAACGGGGAGCCATTCTGGTGTGAAGTAATCATCACCACTATGATCCTGGACGGCGATGTGGTGGTACATACCAACTGGCGCAATATTAGTGAGAAGAAAGACCTCGAATTAAAACTTGCCGAACAGAAAGAAATCTTTGAGACCCTGTTTAACGAGTCCATGGATGGACTGTCCATTTTTGATGGTCATCAGTACATCGACTGCAACAAAGCGTTTTTGAACTTATTCGGATTCACCCACAAAGATCAGGTCATGGGGTTACATCCTATCAACCTTTCACCGGAGTTGCAGCCAGACGGAAGAACTTCAAGAGATTCGGTTCGTAAGGTGTTGCAGGATTCTTTAGGCAGAGGCAGTACCCGCTTTGAATGGGTGCACCAGAAAGTCGACGGCACTAAGTTTTGGGCAGAAGTGATTCTGACCAAGGTGAAATTAAACGGCGTCTTTTCAATCTACGCGGCCATTAGGGATATTTCTGAAAAGAAACAGTTAGAGCTGGAACTGTATGAACGTAACGCAGAATTAGACAGAACCAATCAGGACCTGGAGAAAATGCTTGATCATCTGAAACAAACTCAGGACCAGTTGGTTGAGTCTGAAAAAATGGCCAGCCTTGGCTCACTGGTTGCTGGCGTAGCTCACGAAATCAATACCCCGGTCGGTGTGGGATTGATGGGAATCACTCATCTGATGGAAGAGAATGAAGCGATACGTAAGCGCTATCAAAACGGTGAACTCAGCGAAGAAGTGTTCGAAGATTACCTCAGCAACACTACCGACTTGTCGAAAATTGTACTCAAAAATCTCGACCGGACTGCACATCTGGTGCGCGGTTTTAAACAGATCGCTGTCGATCAAGCCAGTGAAGAAGAGCGGGCCATTAACCTCAAAGAGTACATAGAAGAAATCATTTTCAGTCTGGGTTCAGTGACACGTAAAGCCAATGCGAATATCGAGGTTGATTGCCCGCCAGACTACCATGTCATCACCAACCCGGGACATTTATCACAGGTTGTCACCAACCTGATCGTCAATTCCATTACGCACGGTTTTCAAGACAAGAAAGGCGGTAAAATTAACATCAACATACGTGAAAAAAGCGCCAAGCAGTTTACGATGATTTACAAGGACGATGGCAAGGGGATCAGCAAAAGTAATCTTACCAAGATATTTGATCCTTTCTTTACCACCAATCGCGCCAATGGCGGCAGCGGCTTAGGCCTGAATGTGACTTATAATATCGTCAAAAACACCTTTCATGGCTCCATTACTTGTCGCAGTCAGGAAAATGAAGGCGTCGAATTCACGCTAAACCTGAAAGTAAAAGAAAGAGTGTAA
- a CDS encoding HD domain-containing phosphohydrolase has product MISARLRYQKRILHKPGKLDADEWEVMKTHAQVGYDLLCKSKRALPQMGARIALYHHEKWDGSGYPSGLKGREIPVEGRLMAIADVIDALAARRSYKEPWSADKILELLKQERGRHFDPQICDLAIEHFASIMALRDIYPD; this is encoded by the coding sequence ATGATATCGGCAAGATTGCGGTACCAGAAACGTATACTACATAAGCCCGGTAAACTGGATGCAGATGAATGGGAAGTGATGAAAACCCATGCCCAGGTTGGTTATGACCTGCTGTGTAAATCCAAACGGGCATTGCCGCAAATGGGCGCGCGGATTGCGCTTTATCATCATGAAAAATGGGATGGTTCTGGTTATCCGTCGGGCTTAAAAGGCCGGGAAATTCCGGTCGAAGGGCGATTGATGGCGATTGCCGATGTGATTGACGCACTTGCCGCCCGTCGCTCTTATAAGGAGCCGTGGAGTGCGGATAAGATTCTTGAACTGCTGAAGCAAGAGCGCGGTCGTCACTTTGACCCGCAGATTTGTGATCTGGCCATTGAACACTTTGCCAGTATTATGGCTCTGCGTGATATCTATCCTGATTAG
- a CDS encoding DUF3369 domain-containing protein, protein MPNPLFTKKAAAQTAKIDTVKVNQEETLFPWKVALIDDEDDVITVSEMVLKRVLVDSRPLQFLKAHSAEEAKLLFEQHSDIALALVDVVMENNHAGLELVKWIRERNTSTRLVLRTGQPGEAPEEDVIRDYDINDYKSKTELNSTRLKTTIYSAIRSYRDILEVEQGHRGLEDVVSATTRVLQASNSEGFSEQVRKEAQNLLGQDNVGFYLKYQQINALGNREQILLSFDGQQFKMESGFDHDIFSPQVSEYLDKTLSHKANQVDIGHFCNFTQLSEISESSTLITYSVPVSPMTLRLLNVLLTKVSIIFENLTRREDIERTQQELMYILGDAIEMRSKETGSHVRRVSLICEFLAQRLRLDENFVQLIKHATPMHDIGKIAVPETYTT, encoded by the coding sequence ATGCCAAACCCATTGTTTACAAAGAAAGCTGCTGCACAAACTGCAAAGATTGATACCGTTAAGGTCAATCAGGAAGAGACTCTTTTTCCCTGGAAAGTTGCCCTGATTGATGACGAAGATGATGTGATCACTGTGTCTGAGATGGTGCTAAAACGTGTTCTGGTAGACAGTCGTCCTCTGCAGTTTTTAAAAGCCCATTCAGCAGAAGAAGCCAAACTTCTTTTTGAGCAGCATTCAGACATTGCACTCGCACTGGTCGATGTGGTGATGGAAAATAATCATGCTGGTCTGGAGTTAGTAAAATGGATTCGTGAACGTAATACGTCCACTCGTCTAGTGTTACGCACCGGACAACCGGGTGAGGCACCGGAAGAAGATGTGATTCGTGATTACGACATCAACGATTATAAAAGTAAAACTGAGCTTAATTCTACTCGTCTCAAAACCACCATCTATTCTGCGATTCGTTCTTATCGCGATATTCTCGAAGTTGAGCAGGGCCATCGTGGGCTGGAAGATGTCGTCAGCGCAACAACCCGGGTACTACAAGCCTCGAACAGCGAAGGATTCAGTGAGCAGGTGCGGAAGGAAGCTCAGAATTTACTAGGGCAAGACAACGTTGGTTTTTACCTGAAATATCAGCAGATAAACGCGTTAGGTAATCGGGAACAGATCCTGCTGTCGTTTGATGGGCAGCAATTTAAAATGGAGAGCGGTTTTGACCACGATATTTTCTCGCCTCAGGTCAGTGAATATTTAGACAAGACGTTAAGCCACAAGGCAAATCAGGTCGACATCGGACACTTTTGCAATTTCACGCAGCTTTCGGAAATCAGTGAGAGCTCGACCCTGATAACGTATTCAGTACCAGTTTCTCCAATGACGCTGCGTTTACTCAACGTCTTACTGACCAAGGTATCCATCATTTTTGAGAACCTTACTCGTCGGGAAGATATTGAACGCACCCAGCAAGAGCTGATGTACATTTTGGGTGACGCCATTGAGATGCGCAGCAAGGAGACCGGTTCACATGTACGCAGGGTTTCTCTGATTTGTGAGTTTTTGGCCCAGCGTTTGCGACTGGATGAAAACTTCGTGCAACTGATTAAACACGCGACGCCAATGCATGATATCGGCAAGATTGCGGTACCAGAAACGTATACTACATAA
- a CDS encoding cytochrome c yields MMLTLKSGALALMLALGYGSAYAATDVAAHGADDALIQKGQYLAVASDCTACHTAHGGQPFAGGKAIASPVGEIIATNITPSKANGIGNYTEQQFADALRKGVRADGARLYPAMPYTAYATLTDDDIHALYAYFMSGVQPVDRPTAETQLPFPLNLRFSMMVWNALFLNDPGYQPDTTQSDSWNRGRYLVDGAAHCSTCHTPRGFLMQEKSAEAMTGAQVGGWYAPNITSDPVSGIGEWSQQELVTYLRTGRLEGKAQAAGSMAEAITHSFRYLSDEDLNAIAEYMHSVPDQTNVSSGPSRFTQGEASHNLVAIRGIGFNEAVSDEGARLFSGNCSSCHGSSAQGTKDGFYPSLFHNSATAEHNPSNLIATILFGVERDTAEGDVFMPPFGDQPNALNHLDDQQVATLSNWILQRYGKQDVTVSPEQVAEIRRGGPTSPLVLLAQLGVAAGVLVLIALVGWLMWRRKR; encoded by the coding sequence ATGATGCTGACACTCAAATCCGGCGCGCTCGCGTTGATGCTCGCTCTGGGCTACGGTTCGGCTTATGCTGCTACAGATGTTGCTGCTCATGGTGCCGACGATGCGCTGATCCAAAAAGGTCAGTATCTGGCGGTTGCCTCGGACTGTACCGCGTGTCACACGGCACACGGCGGACAGCCTTTTGCCGGTGGTAAAGCGATTGCTTCCCCGGTAGGTGAGATTATTGCCACCAATATCACGCCGTCAAAAGCGAACGGCATTGGTAACTACACTGAGCAGCAGTTCGCTGATGCGCTGCGTAAAGGTGTTCGTGCTGACGGCGCGCGTCTTTATCCGGCGATGCCTTACACCGCTTATGCCACACTGACTGATGACGATATTCATGCTTTGTATGCGTATTTCATGTCCGGAGTGCAGCCGGTTGATCGTCCGACGGCGGAGACACAACTGCCATTCCCGCTCAATCTGCGTTTCTCTATGATGGTCTGGAATGCACTGTTCCTGAATGATCCTGGTTACCAGCCGGATACGACACAAAGTGATAGCTGGAACCGTGGCCGTTATCTGGTGGACGGGGCCGCGCACTGCAGTACCTGTCATACGCCACGTGGCTTTCTGATGCAGGAAAAATCCGCTGAAGCGATGACTGGCGCTCAGGTTGGTGGTTGGTACGCGCCGAATATTACTTCGGATCCGGTCAGTGGTATTGGTGAGTGGTCACAGCAGGAGCTGGTCACCTATCTGCGTACCGGCCGTCTGGAAGGCAAAGCGCAGGCGGCAGGCAGTATGGCTGAAGCGATTACCCATAGCTTCCGATATCTCTCGGATGAGGATCTGAACGCGATCGCTGAATATATGCATAGTGTGCCGGATCAGACTAACGTATCTTCCGGGCCTTCACGCTTTACTCAGGGAGAAGCGAGTCATAACCTGGTGGCGATCCGCGGCATTGGCTTTAATGAAGCGGTCAGTGATGAAGGCGCCCGTCTGTTTTCCGGCAACTGTTCATCTTGTCACGGCAGCAGCGCGCAAGGCACCAAAGATGGTTTCTATCCAAGCCTGTTCCACAACAGCGCTACGGCAGAGCATAATCCATCGAATTTGATCGCGACCATTCTGTTTGGTGTGGAACGTGATACCGCAGAAGGCGACGTGTTTATGCCTCCGTTTGGCGACCAGCCCAACGCGCTCAATCATTTAGATGATCAGCAGGTGGCAACCTTGTCGAACTGGATCCTGCAGCGTTATGGTAAGCAAGATGTGACGGTGTCACCAGAACAAGTTGCTGAAATCCGCCGTGGCGGTCCGACGTCTCCGCTGGTATTACTGGCGCAACTTGGAGTGGCGGCTGGTGTGTTGGTGCTTATTGCTCTGGTCGGTTGGTTGATGTGGCGTCGTAAGCGTTAA